Within Halorussus sp. MSC15.2, the genomic segment ACCGACCCGACGGTGACGTAGAAGGGGACGACCTCGGCCCGGCGGTACTCGCCCGCGCTCATCTGCTCGACGACCTCGCGGCCCATCGCGCGCCAGTCGCTCCGGAGGTCGTCGTACTCCGCCACCGAGAGGTCGCCCGCGAGCAGGGTCGCCCGGTCGTCGGCCAGTCCCTCGCCGCTGGCCTTCCGGCGGGCCGAGCGCAGGTCTCGCTCGGCGTAGGGCGGTTCGACCGTCCGGGAGTGGTAGTGCTGGCGGGTGGTCACGTCCGCCAGTCCCGCCTCCCGGAACGCCTCGCGGGTCCCCTCGCCGCCGAGGGTCACGTCGGTCTCGACGCCGCGGAGGTACGCCCGGCGCGCGCGGGCCGCGAGACCGTCCTCGGACTCGACGGTGGACTCGACCGACACGCCGCCGTTGTCGGGTTCGACCGCCGCCACGAGGTCCGAGGAGACCCGCCGGAACTCCCGGACCGCGGCGGCGGGGTCGGGCAGGTTGATGAGCAGGGCCTGACAGACCACGAGGTCGAAGCAGTCGTCGGGGAAGGGGAGGCGGAGAGCGTCGCCCGCGACGGTCTCGATGCCGGTCCGGTCGCGGGTCACCGCGAGCAGGTCGAGGTCGGCGTCCGCCCCGACCACTTCGCCGGGCGTCTCCTCGGCGAGGACGCGGGAGAGTTCGCCCGTGCCGCATCCAACGTCGAGGACGCGCTCGCGCGATTCGAGTTCGAGGTCGGCCAGCGCCTCGCGGTCGTCCCACATGCCCCGGCGCGTGTCTCGGAGGTAGTCGGCGGAGAACTGTCGCACGGCTGAATCTGGTCGGTGGTTGTCGCGGGAGAGTGAAAAGCGGGGCGGTCCCCGGCGACTCGCTCGCCGGGCGCTCGGTCCGAACGCCTCGCCGGAAAACCAAGGATGATACCGTTCGGCCCGCCTACGAACGCACAGTGTCATCTCCACGCAGCGACTTCACCTCTGGTGTTCGAGTCGCCCTCCCGATTCTCCTCGGTATCGTTCCGTTCGGGATGGTGGCGGGCGTCGCCGCGATTAGCGCGGGCATCCCCGCGGTCGAAGCGGTCGCCATGTCGGTCGTCATCTTCGCCGGGGCCTCCCAACTCGCGGCGGCCGAACTCGTCGGCCGGAATGCGCCCGCCGTCGTGGTCGTGTTCACCGTCCTCGTCATCAACCTCCGGATGATGATGTACAGCGCCTCCATCGCGCCGTACTTCCAGCGCGAATCCGCTCGGTGGAAGGGCGCACTGGCGTACCTCCTCACCGACCAAGCCTACGCCGTCTCGCTGTTACGGTTCGAGAACGACGACGACGTCTCCCGGCGGTGGTACTACCTCGGCGTGGGGAGTGCGCTGTGGGTGACGTGGCAACTCGCGACGGTCGTCGGCATCGTCCTCGGCGCGAAGGTCCCGGACAGTTGGCGACTGGAGTTCGCTGTCCCGCTGGTGTTCCTCGCGGTACTGGTCCCCGCGGTCACCGACCGAGCGACCGGTGTCGCCGCGCTCGTCGGCGGCGCGGTCGCAGTCGCCGTCAACGGACTGCCGTTCAATCTGGGACTGATAACCGCCGCCGTCGTCGGCATCGCGGCCGGACTACTGGCCGAGGAGGTGGCGTAGATGGCGACCGACTACGGGTCGGCGACGCTGTGGCTGGTCATCCTCGCGGCGGGCGTCGGGACCTTCCTCATCCGGTTCTCGTTCATCGGACTGTTCGGTCTCCTCGACGACGTTCCCGAGGGCGTCGAGCGGGCGCTCCGGTTCGTCCCGGCGGCGGTCCTCTCGGCGCTGGTCGTTCCGCAGTTGGTCGTCTCGGACGGGACCGTCGCGCTCTCGGTCGGGAATCC encodes:
- a CDS encoding methyltransferase domain-containing protein, with amino-acid sequence MRQFSADYLRDTRRGMWDDREALADLELESRERVLDVGCGTGELSRVLAEETPGEVVGADADLDLLAVTRDRTGIETVAGDALRLPFPDDCFDLVVCQALLINLPDPAAAVREFRRVSSDLVAAVEPDNGGVSVESTVESEDGLAARARRAYLRGVETDVTLGGEGTREAFREAGLADVTTRQHYHSRTVEPPYAERDLRSARRKASGEGLADDRATLLAGDLSVAEYDDLRSDWRAMGREVVEQMSAGEYRRAEVVPFYVTVGSV
- a CDS encoding AzlC family ABC transporter permease — encoded protein: MSSPRSDFTSGVRVALPILLGIVPFGMVAGVAAISAGIPAVEAVAMSVVIFAGASQLAAAELVGRNAPAVVVVFTVLVINLRMMMYSASIAPYFQRESARWKGALAYLLTDQAYAVSLLRFENDDDVSRRWYYLGVGSALWVTWQLATVVGIVLGAKVPDSWRLEFAVPLVFLAVLVPAVTDRATGVAALVGGAVAVAVNGLPFNLGLITAAVVGIAAGLLAEEVA
- a CDS encoding AzlD domain-containing protein, with the translated sequence MATDYGSATLWLVILAAGVGTFLIRFSFIGLFGLLDDVPEGVERALRFVPAAVLSALVVPQLVVSDGTVALSVGNPRLLAGAFAALVAWRTEDVLATLVAGMASLWLLTFVFG